The DNA region GCGGTTGATATCTGTCCCGCCGCCCAACTGGGTTGAGAACAGAACTTCCACGGGATCATCGAGATGATCGGTCAAGTCCACGACGGACGTATCAAACACAACGAGCCTGGTACGGACGGCCGGTATCGACGCCATCACGGCGCCGAAGACACCCGAAAACACGACGGACGCGGCCATCGACCCACTCTGGTCGATGCAGAGAATGACATCGCGCAGCGAGGATCGTTTCCGTCCGAATCCGATGCGCGTCTCCGGAATGACCGTCTTGTACTCCGGTTGATAATGCTTCAGATTGGCACGGATGGTGCGCGGCCAGTCGATCTCGTTGTGCCGCGGGCGGCGGCTCCGCGATGCCCGATTCAGCGCCCCGGCGACGGCCTGCCGTGTCGGATTGGCAAGCTTCCGCATCAACTCGTCAACAACCCGGCGCACAATGACGCGGGCGGTTTCCTTCGTCTTGGCCGGCATGACCCCCTGGAGTGAAAGGAGCGTGGACACGAGGTGGACGTCGGGTTCGACGGCCTCGAGAAGCTCCGGCTCCATGAGCATACGATGAAGGTCGAGCCGCTCCATGGCATCGCGCTGGAGTAGGCACACGACCGACTTGGGGAAGTACTTGCGAATATCGCCGAGCCATCGCGGCACATTGGGCATCGACGCCCCCAGGCCCGCTCGCCTGTCCGCGTCGTAGAGAGCCCCCAGCGCCTTGTCGATGGCCACGTCGTCGGTGCTCAGGTCTGTATGGAGCGAGTCCGCCTGACCCAGGATGAGTCGCCAGCGGCGCTTCCCTTCATCCAACGTCATGATCGACCTCCACACCGAATATGCGCCTCAGCACCGGCAGGACCAACGCGGCCCGCTCATGGTCGAACTCTGCCGTATCGGCGCATGGCGCAGTGTGCGTTGAGCGGGCGGCGCGCTCGGCCATCAGCCGTCGCTCTGGAGCGGCGAAAGTCGCGAATACTCGCCTGATTGGCGGCAATATCATCATGAAATGATCGGCCGTAAGACCGCGCAGCCACTGGTCCATCAAATTCCACATCACCTCGTCGTGAACCACCAGGAAGCCGCTTCCGGAAAGGAAGCCCTCGATCCAGGCAGCAGCGTGTGCGGGTTCGTTCGCTGCGGATAGCGCCACGCTAAGTCGGTCGGCCACCTCCTCGGGTGACCAATGTCCCGTGTCGTAGAGAATGCGTACTGCTCGGCCAGCAACGATTCCGTGAAGTCCGCTGTAATCCGCCAGTTGGACCAGCGAGTTTCGCCAGGAGGCCCGGTGTTCGTCACGCTGCAGGAGCGCGATGGCGTCATTGACCGCAACGACGTGCCCGAACATTGATCGGGCGGCATCGTCGTCGAGGGAGGAGCATGCCGGAATAACGCCGACGCAGATACGAGCAACCAGCCCGTCGCACACCTCCGCGACCATGCTCACGTCGGTCTGCCGGACATTGCCGTATCTCGTGACCCTCGCCAGAGCAGGCAGGGCTTCCATCAGTTGGAGCACGTCTCCACCTTGAGCCGCTCTGTTGCGAAGTTCGACCATCAGGGCGGTCACGGCTTGCGGTAGATCGGCCAGCAGTGCGTCGTCGACGATCGCGCTGAGTTCCGGAAGAGAATCAGCCTGGCTGACGCGGTCGATCGTGAAGTTGGTGGCTGCATCCTGGATCGTGTTGCCCCATCGGCTGGCATCGACCAGGGCAACGACGAATTCCGGCCGCCACTGCACGCGCCAAAACTCATGAAACGTGCCTTTCTTGCCGTACTGCTCCTGTCTCTCGCCCCACGGCACGTTGAGCAGATTCAAGCGGTGGAGCAGTTGACTTCGCTCTAGGTCCAGAGGTTTACGAAGGTCGAGGTCGTAGTCCTTTTCGTCGGCATTGACCGGCAGTCGAAGCCGCCGCTGAAGCTGCTGGAGATCCTGTTGCAACGGAGCGAGCGGGACATCGTCGGGCACGCGGCCAAGCCGGTCACCTATGACCAGTTTACGACGGATCAGCCGCATCGGGGCGTCTCCCCCGAGGCACATCACGGCCTGTGCGGCCTCGTCGAGCTCTTCCAATCCCGGGAGCGGCCGCTCGCGCAGTGCGGCGAGGGTATCGGCGAGGCGCACGGCCTCGATGACGTGTGCGCTCGAAGCATCCATGTCCTGCTTTCGCATCAGCCGCGCGACGCGGGTCATCCAGTGAATGGTCGGGCTACGGTCGTGGGTCCAAAGTAGGTCGTAGTATGCTGGGGAGTTAACGCCAGCCCCGTAGCCCGAACGAAATGAGAGCCGGTCGTACGACCAGGGGACCCAGGCGGCAGCCGTCTTCGACTTCGGAAGACCCTTGAGCGTAGCGCTGTCTTCGCCGGCACATCCCTTGCCGTGCGGGTTGCGCAGCGCCGGCGCGTGCCATGCACCACAGATCACGGCCAGTCGTTCGCTGCCGCGCCTTACGGCGTCCCGAATGGTCTTGCGCATGAACGCCTCGCGTTGGGCTTCCAACCGCTTGCTGTCGGCGGGACCTTCCTGCTCGCGAAGTGCCGTCATGGCGTCGGCGATGGCGTCAAACACGGTGACATGAGCACCCGAGCGTGATTCGACCAAATAGTCCCACCAACGTTCACTGTCAGAGAAACCTGCAACCGCGGCGAGCTGACCCAACGGGTCGGACCGCAACGATTCTGCGTTTTCATCGCCTGTTGGCGATTCGTCGGCGTCGGGGCTTTCGTCCTGCCGGTCGTCGTCACGGCCGAGCCGATAAGTCTGTGGCAGATCCATGAACTCGACGCGAACGCCGCGGGCCAATGCATGGCGAATTGCGATCCACTCAGGCGAGAACACCGCAAAAGGATAGAAGACGGCTCGTTGCGGCTCGTCAGGCGCGTAGATCATCAGCGCCACCGGGGGATGCATGTCATTGCTTGCCGCCAGCGGAATCAGGTCATTGGCATCCGGCGGTCCCTCGACCAGGACGGTATCGGCCTCGAAGGACTTGAGAGCCTGAAGAAGGCTTCGGGCAGATCCCGGACCATGGTGGCGGATGCCGAATACTCGCAAGTCGCAGGACACAGGTGCTCCCTCGACTACAGTTCCTTTCGGCACGCGCGATAGAGATCCGACCAGCCGGATCGCTCCTTGACGACCGTCTCGAGGTATTCCTTCCAGACCACGGCGTCCTGCACGGGATCCTTCACAATCGCGCCAGTCAATCCCGAGGCCACATCGCCGGCCCGTAGCGTGCCGTCGCCGAAGTGGCCCGCCAGCGCCAGTCCGCTGCCGACGACGCTGATGGCTTCGGCTGTGGACATCGTCGCCGTGGGAGACTTCAACTTGGTCTTGCCATCGGCGGTCTTGCCTTCGCGGAGTTCTCGGAAGATTGTCACGATCCGCCGGATCTCGTCGATCGGAGGTGCATCGGCTGGCAGTTCCAGGGCCCGGCCGATGGCTTCTACGCGCGTCTGCACAACGGTGACCTCTTCGTCGGCCGTGGTGGGCGTGGGTAATACGACCGTGTTGAAACGCCGTCGCAGCGCGCTTGAGAGTTCATTGACACCGCGGTCGCGGTTGTTGGCCGTGGCAATGACATTGAAGCCCTTGGTGGCCTGAACCTCGCTATTCAGCTCAGGAATCGGCAGTGTTTTCTCGGAGAGGATCGTAATGAGGGTATCCTGTACGTCGCTCGGAATACGGGTGAGTTCCTCCACGCGCGCAATGCGCCCTTCGCGCATCGCCCTCATCACCGGACTGGGGACCAGGGCGTCTTCCGAGGGGCCCTTTGCTAACAACAGGGCGTAATTCCAACCGTAGCGAATGGCCTCCTCCGGCGTACCCGCGGTGCCCTGCACAAGCAGCGTGGAATCACCGCTGATCGCCGCTGCAAGATGTTCGCTCAGCCAAGTC from Phycisphaerae bacterium includes:
- a CDS encoding AAA family ATPase, which encodes MTKDKRPTVLRCHAEEQFAEELEALAREDSRQKPPSWKLSPWAVATYLLGGKLESGFAITPKYIGDRRRVEIAVSTLATDRALLLLGVPGTAKTWLSEHLAAAISGDSTLLVQGTAGTPEEAIRYGWNYALLLAKGPSEDALVPSPVMRAMREGRIARVEELTRIPSDVQDTLITILSEKTLPIPELNSEVQATKGFNVIATANNRDRGVNELSSALRRRFNTVVLPTPTTADEEVTVVQTRVEAIGRALELPADAPPIDEIRRIVTIFRELREGKTADGKTKLKSPTATMSTAEAISVVGSGLALAGHFGDGTLRAGDVASGLTGAIVKDPVQDAVVWKEYLETVVKERSGWSDLYRACRKEL
- a CDS encoding VWA domain-containing protein, which translates into the protein MTLDEGKRRWRLILGQADSLHTDLSTDDVAIDKALGALYDADRRAGLGASMPNVPRWLGDIRKYFPKSVVCLLQRDAMERLDLHRMLMEPELLEAVEPDVHLVSTLLSLQGVMPAKTKETARVIVRRVVDELMRKLANPTRQAVAGALNRASRSRRPRHNEIDWPRTIRANLKHYQPEYKTVIPETRIGFGRKRSSLRDVILCIDQSGSMAASVVFSGVFGAVMASIPAVRTRLVVFDTSVVDLTDHLDDPVEVLFSTQLGGGTDINRAVGYCQSQISRPTDTIFVLISDLYEGGVEKELLSRAASLVGAGVQVIVLLALSDEGAPSFDHSLAARIAGLGIPSFACTPDKFPDLMAAAINRQDIVRWASENELVSVRRQAE